Proteins from a single region of Desulfolutivibrio sulfoxidireducens:
- a CDS encoding PAS domain S-box protein, whose amino-acid sequence MRTPGYRYVLTIPAIYLLAAGAWILFSDMAVTALFPDPETAASMQTYKGWFFVAATTLLLYALLRRVAARQQADLAGLDAAKREVTAAGDRLASVIRASPLAIFILDRQGRVTLWSPAAERLFGWSEAEVLGRVLPTVPASMRAEFETGLTRAFSGEPISGLEAARMRRDGSMVEISLNTAPLFDGASGVAAILVMASDVSAARGMARERDLFFNNSIDLLCVTDFAGILQQANPAWTHTLGYPPEELAGRPWIEFVHPDDVTATIAMGERLVEGSSVRNFEVRLHRKDGASRWLSFTSHPIPEEQRIFSVARDISDRKQAEEELLKRRRFVETVLRNIPIGVCVRTLDTGRATFHNPRYTDILGWPLDTLITPEGSFERLFPDPDIRALHATRMAADIQSGDPARMFWKDVPIVTARGERRHVTMASFPVPDQNVLVTTVQDTTFRKVAETTLAQAKKEAEQANQAKTQFLANMSHELRTPLNAIFGMAQLAQHETLSTEQAECWDITFQSAKRLLAIVDNLLELANLESGAVQMAVKEFDVRALIDSLCRTHAVQARLKGLSFSCVVEDDVAHILLGDPFRLRQILLNLLSNSIRFTSRGIIELRVSRYQEPPEGPRRVFVEPGFSGECLLFQVTDSGIGIPRDKQDAIFDSFSLAEEYLTKKYGGTGLGLSIAKQLAELLGGTVWVQSEPGQGSVFSFTAAFWLPARLAETPLDDLASPLPPRSLRVLLAEDEESNRISAGTMLRRHGHTVTSVGNGQEALRALSAAPYDVVLMDIQMPVMDGLAATRHIRGGEIPGGVKTIPIIALTAYAMEADRERFLSAGMDDFVAKPFEMRTLLDTVDRVMARKRLN is encoded by the coding sequence ATGCGCACCCCCGGTTACAGGTATGTCCTGACGATCCCGGCCATCTACCTGCTGGCGGCCGGGGCCTGGATCCTGTTCTCGGACATGGCCGTCACGGCCCTTTTCCCGGATCCTGAGACCGCCGCATCCATGCAGACGTACAAGGGCTGGTTTTTCGTCGCGGCCACGACGCTGCTTCTCTACGCCCTGCTGCGCCGGGTGGCCGCCCGGCAGCAGGCCGATCTGGCGGGCCTGGACGCGGCCAAACGGGAAGTGACGGCCGCGGGCGACAGGCTGGCCTCGGTGATCCGCGCCTCCCCCCTGGCCATTTTCATCCTGGACCGGCAGGGCCGGGTGACCCTGTGGAGCCCGGCGGCCGAGCGGCTTTTCGGCTGGAGCGAGGCCGAGGTCCTGGGCCGGGTGCTGCCCACGGTTCCGGCCTCGATGCGGGCCGAGTTCGAGACCGGCCTGACCCGGGCCTTTTCCGGAGAGCCCATTTCCGGGCTGGAGGCGGCCCGCATGCGCCGTGACGGGTCCATGGTGGAGATCAGCCTGAACACCGCCCCGCTATTCGACGGCGCAAGCGGGGTCGCGGCCATCCTGGTCATGGCCTCCGACGTCAGCGCGGCCCGGGGCATGGCCCGGGAGCGCGATCTTTTCTTCAATAATTCCATAGATCTGCTCTGTGTCACGGATTTCGCCGGCATCCTGCAGCAGGCCAATCCGGCCTGGACCCACACCCTGGGCTATCCCCCGGAGGAACTCGCCGGCCGGCCGTGGATCGAGTTCGTCCACCCGGACGACGTCACCGCCACCATCGCCATGGGTGAGCGCCTGGTCGAAGGCTCGTCCGTGCGCAACTTCGAGGTCCGCCTCCATCGCAAGGACGGCGCGTCCAGGTGGCTGTCCTTCACCTCCCACCCCATCCCCGAGGAGCAACGGATCTTCTCCGTGGCCCGGGACATAAGCGACCGCAAGCAGGCCGAGGAGGAGCTGCTCAAACGCCGCCGGTTCGTGGAGACGGTCCTGCGCAACATACCCATAGGGGTGTGCGTGCGGACCCTGGACACGGGGCGGGCCACGTTCCACAATCCCCGCTATACCGATATCCTGGGCTGGCCCCTGGACACGCTCATCACTCCGGAAGGCTCCTTCGAGCGCCTGTTTCCCGACCCGGACATCCGCGCGCTGCACGCCACACGCATGGCCGCCGACATCCAAAGCGGCGATCCCGCCCGCATGTTCTGGAAGGACGTCCCCATCGTCACCGCGCGGGGGGAACGCCGCCACGTGACCATGGCCAGCTTCCCGGTCCCGGATCAGAACGTCCTGGTGACCACGGTCCAGGACACCACCTTCCGCAAGGTTGCCGAGACCACCCTGGCCCAGGCCAAAAAGGAGGCCGAACAGGCCAACCAGGCCAAGACCCAGTTTTTGGCCAACATGAGCCACGAACTGCGCACCCCCCTCAACGCCATCTTCGGCATGGCCCAACTGGCCCAGCACGAGACCTTGAGCACCGAACAGGCCGAATGCTGGGACATCACCTTCCAGTCGGCCAAACGGCTCCTGGCCATCGTGGACAACCTGCTGGAACTGGCCAATCTCGAATCCGGGGCCGTGCAAATGGCGGTCAAGGAATTCGACGTCCGCGCGCTCATCGACTCCCTGTGCCGGACTCACGCGGTCCAGGCCCGGCTCAAGGGACTCTCCTTCTCGTGCGTGGTCGAGGACGACGTGGCCCATATCCTTCTGGGCGACCCCTTCCGTCTGCGCCAGATCCTGCTCAATCTGCTGTCCAACTCCATCCGCTTCACCTCGCGCGGGATCATCGAACTGCGGGTGTCGCGCTACCAGGAACCGCCGGAAGGACCGCGCCGGGTCTTTGTGGAGCCGGGATTTTCCGGGGAATGCCTGCTCTTCCAGGTCACGGACTCGGGCATCGGCATTCCCAGGGACAAGCAGGACGCCATCTTCGACAGTTTCTCCCTGGCCGAGGAATACCTGACCAAGAAATACGGCGGCACGGGCCTGGGGCTTAGCATCGCCAAGCAACTGGCCGAGCTTCTGGGCGGGACCGTGTGGGTGCAGAGCGAACCCGGCCAGGGCAGCGTCTTCTCCTTCACCGCCGCCTTCTGGCTGCCCGCGCGCCTGGCGGAAACGCCCCTGGACGATCTTGCCTCGCCCCTGCCGCCTCGTTCCCTGCGCGTGCTCCTGGCCGAGGACGAGGAGAGCAACCGCATAAGCGCCGGGACCATGCTGCGCCGCCACGGCCACACCGTCACCTCCGTCGGAAACGGCCAGGAGGCCCTGCGCGCCCTGTCCGCCGCCCCCTACGACGTGGTGCTCATGGACATCCAGATGCCGGTCATGGACGGCCTGGCCGCCACCCGGCACATCCGGGGAGGCGAGATACCCGGCGGCGTCAAGACCATCCCGATCATCGCCCTGACCGCCTACGCCATGGAGGCCGACCGGGAGCGGTTTCTCTCCGCCGGCATGGACGATTTCGTGGCCAAACCCTTCGAAATGCGGACCCTGCTGGACACCGTGGACCGGGTCATGGCCCGCAAGCGGCTTAACTGA
- a CDS encoding type I restriction endonuclease subunit R: MHEESLNRVIRDYLTGEDVEETSYEEFRQALARLLVEERGFPKDRLCAKVGVCFPVDGRDYTRMVDLAAFSEDGAPLLVVIFCSGEPGSYIRETLAASRLFPGGPAPLALITDTREALLLRVADGHILARGGMRVIPFHDDMPALVAASPAPPVSEAALERERRILFAYSEFLSGGCCAGACRPTAKTNPGD, from the coding sequence ATGCACGAGGAAAGCCTCAACCGGGTCATCCGGGACTATCTGACCGGCGAGGACGTGGAGGAGACCTCCTACGAGGAGTTCCGCCAGGCCCTGGCAAGGCTTCTGGTGGAGGAGCGCGGTTTCCCCAAGGATCGGCTGTGCGCCAAGGTGGGGGTATGCTTTCCGGTGGACGGCCGGGACTACACCCGCATGGTGGACCTGGCGGCCTTTTCCGAAGACGGGGCCCCGCTTCTGGTGGTCATTTTTTGTTCCGGGGAACCCGGCTCCTACATCCGCGAGACCCTGGCCGCCTCGCGACTCTTTCCCGGCGGTCCGGCGCCCCTGGCCCTGATCACGGACACCCGGGAGGCCCTGCTCCTTCGCGTGGCCGACGGCCACATCCTGGCCCGGGGCGGCATGCGGGTCATCCCCTTCCACGACGACATGCCGGCCCTGGTCGCGGCCTCGCCCGCCCCCCCCGTGTCCGAAGCCGCCCTTGAACGCGAGCGGCGCATCCTTTTCGCCTACAGCGAATTTCTCTCCGGCGGTTGCTGCGCCGGGGCCTGCCGACCCACAGCCAAAACAAATCCGGGCGACTGA
- a CDS encoding FeoB-associated Cys-rich membrane protein → MWEKLLVVAIVLAAVVYTVRRMIRSGKTSSCGCGCSSCGASPSRKDKCGSRDG, encoded by the coding sequence ATGTGGGAGAAACTTCTCGTTGTGGCCATCGTGCTGGCCGCCGTGGTGTACACGGTGCGCCGCATGATCCGGTCCGGGAAGACGTCCTCGTGCGGCTGCGGATGCTCGTCGTGCGGGGCGTCTCCGTCGCGGAAGGACAAATGCGGTTCGCGGGACGGCTAG
- a CDS encoding thioredoxin family protein yields the protein MPDSFHVVCPACLAVNRVDPGKIAQGPTCGKCHGKILEPKPVTLTGRTFDAFLAKSDPPVLVDFWAPWCAPCRAMAPAFEQAAAALFPSVILAKLDTQEELAIADRLRIQGVPTMILFRGGREAARTSGARSASDLAAWARSNLS from the coding sequence ATGCCGGATTCCTTTCATGTCGTCTGTCCCGCCTGCCTTGCCGTCAACCGGGTCGATCCGGGCAAGATCGCCCAGGGGCCGACCTGCGGCAAATGCCACGGAAAAATTCTCGAACCAAAGCCCGTGACCTTGACCGGGCGCACCTTCGACGCCTTTTTGGCCAAAAGCGATCCTCCCGTCCTGGTGGACTTCTGGGCGCCCTGGTGCGCGCCTTGCCGGGCCATGGCCCCGGCCTTCGAGCAGGCCGCCGCGGCCCTTTTCCCCTCGGTCATCCTGGCCAAGCTGGACACCCAGGAAGAACTCGCCATTGCCGACCGCCTGCGCATCCAGGGCGTGCCCACCATGATCCTGTTCCGGGGCGGCCGGGAGGCGGCCAGGACCTCGGGGGCCAGAAGCGCCTCGGATCTGGCGGCCTGGGCCCGTTCCAACCTGTCCTGA
- a CDS encoding CBS domain-containing protein: MFSRTVGEVAGKFPQYVSADAPLHEVAQAMASRRRGCVFVRENDAMVGMITERSLLACLLDGQPSEKSAGRAMLSPAPGIAVDVTVPHACRLLVEKDLKHLAVRDLAGMMLGVVSDMDLVAALGVDFMMEDTICQTIMSKTVLAGPPEMSARAVAGAMVERKVGSMLTVVDGRPTGIVTEWDLAVGSFSRPGGLDVPVAEYLSSPVTCVPLGGMVYKVILHLRQKGIRHVPVVDEAGRLKGILTFSDILRRAAAFP, translated from the coding sequence ATGTTCAGCAGGACCGTCGGCGAGGTCGCCGGCAAGTTTCCCCAATATGTTTCGGCGGATGCGCCGCTTCATGAGGTCGCCCAGGCCATGGCCTCCCGGCGTCGGGGCTGCGTTTTCGTCCGCGAAAACGATGCCATGGTGGGCATGATCACCGAACGTTCCCTGCTTGCCTGCCTGCTCGACGGGCAGCCCTCGGAGAAATCCGCCGGTCGGGCCATGCTCTCCCCGGCTCCGGGGATCGCGGTCGACGTGACCGTGCCACACGCCTGCCGCCTGCTCGTGGAGAAGGACCTCAAGCATCTGGCCGTGCGTGACCTCGCCGGCATGATGCTCGGCGTGGTTTCGGACATGGATCTGGTGGCCGCCCTGGGCGTGGATTTCATGATGGAAGATACGATCTGCCAGACCATCATGAGCAAAACCGTGCTTGCCGGACCGCCCGAGATGTCCGCCCGGGCCGTGGCCGGAGCCATGGTGGAGCGCAAGGTGGGCAGCATGCTCACGGTGGTCGATGGCCGGCCCACCGGGATCGTCACCGAATGGGACCTGGCCGTGGGGAGCTTTTCGCGGCCGGGAGGCCTGGACGTCCCGGTGGCGGAGTATCTCTCGTCCCCCGTGACCTGCGTGCCGCTGGGCGGCATGGTCTACAAGGTGATCCTGCATCTGCGCCAGAAGGGCATCCGCCATGTGCCCGTGGTGGACGAAGCCGGCCGCCTCAAGGGCATCCTGACCTTTTCGGACATCCTGCGCCGTGCCGCGGCCTTCCCCTGA
- a CDS encoding HDOD domain-containing protein, translating into MSDDPATGIDPRIALAAREKTAARFGSADISHPAVAVLFELASERLAQAAVLDPGLLEPPPRMPEISTPPPAGFTPSRRMVDDIIPPPLPRAFITLQEVLGNPQSSLRDIAAVVSHDPGLSALLLKLANSAFYGFSGRVDTIERAVSLLGAAEVNALAAGAAVSTLFRDNPHPELLDLPLFWKHSVACAIVARFLAERAGLKNPERFFLAGLLHDIGKILLAVAEPEMTAMVRDMSLRDTLPETRAEREIFSFDHGELGGRVIAKWRFPEALALAVAGHHDPLRAAGDPGPVVIHVADMVALALGLGARPDPAVPPLSPEAFASLGIFPQDMRLAAVDLDERLPPLAMAFLDGGMR; encoded by the coding sequence ATGTCCGACGATCCCGCCACGGGAATCGATCCGCGCATCGCCCTCGCGGCCCGGGAGAAAACCGCGGCCCGCTTCGGCTCCGCGGACATCTCCCATCCGGCCGTGGCCGTGCTTTTCGAACTGGCCAGCGAACGCCTGGCCCAGGCGGCCGTCCTTGACCCCGGCCTCCTGGAACCGCCCCCGCGCATGCCGGAGATCTCCACGCCGCCTCCGGCCGGATTCACCCCGTCGCGCCGCATGGTGGACGACATCATCCCGCCGCCCCTGCCCCGGGCCTTCATTACCCTGCAGGAGGTGCTCGGCAATCCGCAAAGCTCCCTGCGCGACATCGCCGCCGTGGTCTCCCATGACCCGGGCCTGTCCGCGCTGTTGCTCAAGCTCGCCAACAGCGCCTTCTACGGCTTCTCCGGCCGGGTGGACACCATCGAGCGGGCCGTGAGCCTGCTTGGCGCGGCCGAGGTCAACGCCCTGGCCGCCGGCGCCGCCGTGAGCACGCTTTTTCGGGACAACCCCCATCCCGAGCTCCTGGATCTGCCCCTTTTCTGGAAACACAGCGTGGCCTGCGCCATCGTCGCCCGCTTCCTGGCCGAGCGCGCCGGGCTGAAAAACCCGGAACGCTTCTTTCTGGCCGGCCTGCTCCACGACATCGGCAAGATCCTCTTGGCCGTGGCCGAACCGGAAATGACCGCCATGGTCAGGGATATGTCCCTGCGCGACACCCTGCCCGAAACCCGGGCCGAACGGGAAATCTTTTCCTTCGACCATGGAGAGCTGGGCGGCCGGGTCATCGCCAAATGGCGGTTCCCCGAGGCCCTGGCCCTGGCCGTGGCCGGACACCACGACCCCCTGCGCGCCGCCGGCGACCCCGGGCCGGTGGTCATCCACGTGGCCGACATGGTCGCCCTGGCCCTTGGCCTGGGCGCGCGGCCCGACCCGGCGGTTCCGCCCCTGAGCCCCGAGGCCTTCGCCTCGCTGGGGATCTTTCCCCAGGACATGCGCCTGGCCGCCGTGGACCTGGACGAACGCCTGCCGCCCCTGGCCATGGCCTTCCTGGACGGCGGCATGCGCTGA
- a CDS encoding response regulator: MSKCRVLLVDDEEAYVETLAKRLTRRGLTVFTANRGERALEVLAGNPVDVVILDMKMPGMDGIETLTRIKRDHADVEVIMLTGHANVDAAIQGMEQGAFDYLMKPAEMDDLFYKIEDAHKKRVLAGHAANCP, from the coding sequence GTGAGCAAGTGCAGGGTGCTTCTGGTCGACGATGAGGAGGCCTACGTGGAGACGCTGGCCAAGCGGCTCACGCGGCGCGGGCTTACGGTGTTTACCGCCAACCGGGGGGAGCGGGCGCTTGAGGTGTTGGCCGGCAACCCCGTGGACGTGGTGATATTGGACATGAAGATGCCGGGAATGGACGGGATCGAGACCCTGACCAGGATCAAGCGGGATCATGCCGATGTGGAGGTGATCATGCTCACGGGGCATGCCAACGTGGACGCGGCCATCCAGGGCATGGAGCAGGGGGCCTTCGACTACCTGATGAAGCCGGCGGAGATGGACGATCTTTTCTACAAGATCGAGGACGCGCACAAGAAGCGGGTTTTGGCCGGCCACGCGGCGAACTGTCCGTGA
- the cysQ gene encoding 3'(2'),5'-bisphosphate nucleotidase CysQ has product MTTLDIRALCGIARHAGREILRIAETSFAIDTKDDNSPVTIADKTADEIIRQALATLSPDIPVLSEESAQTAYDIRKTWTRYWLVDPLDGTKEFIKKNGEYTVNIALMEKNSPAFGVIHVPTKDTCYFGGASHGALRIIGTGHPTPIRTRKPAPGETVVVAASRSHPDPNLQDFLRTLPPHRLLIAGSAYKFCLLAQGDIHLYPRFNPTMEWDTAAGQAIVEGAGGVFTTPDGAPFPYNKPSLRNGPFLARA; this is encoded by the coding sequence ATGACCACCCTCGACATCCGCGCCCTGTGCGGCATCGCCCGCCACGCCGGCCGGGAAATCCTGCGCATCGCCGAGACCTCCTTTGCAATCGACACCAAGGACGACAACTCCCCGGTCACCATCGCCGACAAGACCGCCGATGAGATCATCCGACAGGCCCTGGCCACCCTCTCCCCGGACATCCCCGTCCTCTCCGAGGAATCCGCCCAGACCGCCTACGACATCCGCAAAACCTGGACCCGCTACTGGCTCGTCGATCCCCTGGACGGCACCAAGGAATTCATTAAAAAAAACGGCGAGTACACCGTCAATATCGCGCTTATGGAAAAAAATTCCCCCGCCTTCGGGGTCATCCACGTCCCCACCAAGGATACCTGCTACTTTGGCGGCGCATCCCACGGGGCCTTGCGCATCATCGGCACCGGCCACCCCACCCCCATCCGCACCAGGAAACCGGCCCCCGGCGAAACCGTGGTCGTGGCCGCCAGCCGCTCCCACCCCGACCCCAACCTCCAGGACTTTTTGCGCACCCTCCCCCCGCACCGCCTTCTCATCGCCGGAAGCGCCTACAAATTCTGCCTGCTGGCCCAGGGCGACATCCACCTCTACCCCCGCTTCAACCCCACCATGGAATGGGATACCGCCGCCGGACAGGCCATCGTCGAAGGCGCCGGAGGCGTCTTCACCACCCCAGACGGCGCCCCCTTCCCCTACAACAAGCCGTCCCTGCGAAACGGCCCGTTTTTGGCGCGGGCGTAG
- a CDS encoding agmatine deiminase family protein, with protein MKKQKRLVAEFDKQQAVWIGWPANRRDWPGKFAAVKWAFADMVRFLAEDQIVRLLVTSARHQAEAGRMLADVGANLGNVRFAPMDLDRNWTRDILPFFVRDEAGRLTAVRFAFNGWGKYPNHLKDAQAGRLAAAHLGLTLVEPCFHGRPVVLEGGAVDGNGRGDLLATEECLLDPAVQVRNPGMTRRDYESVLAEHLGVANVIWLRDGIAGDDTHGHVDDFCRFVSPDTLVLCREDNPGDPNHRILAENRERLESVRLASGAAPVIVELPMPGPVFHKSIRLPASYANFYIGNRTVLAPTFNDPNDRVALSILADCFPTRTVRGIHAVELAWGFGAVHCLTHEEPAGEQ; from the coding sequence GTGAAAAAACAGAAACGGCTGGTCGCCGAATTCGACAAGCAACAGGCCGTGTGGATCGGCTGGCCCGCCAACCGCCGGGACTGGCCGGGAAAATTCGCCGCCGTGAAGTGGGCCTTCGCGGACATGGTCCGGTTTCTGGCCGAGGACCAGATTGTGCGCCTGCTGGTCACAAGCGCCAGACACCAGGCCGAGGCCGGCCGCATGCTCGCGGACGTCGGCGCGAACCTGGGAAACGTCCGCTTCGCGCCCATGGACCTGGACCGCAACTGGACCCGCGACATCCTGCCGTTTTTCGTCAGGGACGAAGCCGGACGCCTCACGGCCGTCCGGTTTGCCTTCAACGGCTGGGGGAAGTATCCCAACCATCTCAAGGATGCCCAGGCCGGGCGGCTGGCAGCCGCGCACCTGGGCCTGACCCTGGTGGAACCCTGTTTCCATGGACGTCCCGTGGTCCTGGAGGGCGGGGCCGTGGACGGCAACGGCCGGGGCGATCTTCTGGCCACCGAGGAATGTCTTCTTGATCCTGCCGTCCAGGTCCGAAATCCGGGCATGACCCGCCGGGACTACGAATCCGTCCTCGCCGAACATCTGGGCGTCGCCAACGTCATCTGGCTGCGGGACGGCATCGCCGGCGACGACACCCACGGCCACGTGGACGACTTCTGCCGGTTCGTGTCCCCGGACACCCTGGTCCTGTGCCGCGAGGACAATCCCGGCGACCCCAATCACCGCATCCTGGCGGAAAATCGGGAACGCCTGGAGTCCGTCCGGTTGGCCTCCGGCGCCGCCCCGGTCATCGTCGAACTGCCCATGCCCGGGCCCGTTTTCCACAAGTCCATCCGCCTGCCGGCCAGCTACGCCAATTTCTACATCGGCAACCGCACGGTCCTGGCGCCCACGTTCAACGACCCGAATGATCGCGTGGCCCTGTCCATCCTGGCCGACTGCTTTCCGACGCGGACCGTCCGGGGCATCCATGCCGTGGAATTGGCCTGGGGCTTCGGGGCCGTGCACTGCCTGACCCACGAGGAGCCGGCCGGGGAACAGTAA
- the glp gene encoding gephyrin-like molybdotransferase Glp — protein MNKGFFRVVSPREFLALLGRFPPLPTETVDLDTAHGRFLARDVVAAEDLPPLSRAAMDGYAVRAADLFGAGEANPAYLDCVMDVAIGSLPEAPLPPGFCARIVTGGMLPDGADAVVMVEHTLDMGAGTVEFRKFAAPGDHVMHRGEDARAGQAALPAGRRLRAQEIGLLAALGVTRIDVRQAPRVAVLSTGDELVPAEAAPPPGCIRDVNTHALSCLLRDFGAVPLPLGLVPDDQASIHDALARAVARSDAVLVSGGSSVGARDFTLASLAALPDSEILAHGVAVSPGKPTILARVGRKPVIGLPGQVASAQVVMTLFGKPLVEHLAGNPQALTRTPFTYPATLARNLASKPGREDHVRVRLEPRPGDIPLAHPVLGRSGLLKTLLDADGLITIEADTEGLEAGTRVEVRPL, from the coding sequence ATGAACAAAGGCTTTTTCCGCGTCGTCTCTCCTCGGGAATTTCTGGCCCTTCTCGGACGCTTCCCACCCCTGCCCACCGAGACCGTGGACCTGGACACGGCCCACGGCCGCTTCCTGGCCCGGGACGTGGTGGCCGCCGAGGACCTGCCGCCGCTCTCCCGGGCGGCCATGGACGGCTACGCCGTGCGCGCCGCCGACCTCTTCGGGGCCGGCGAGGCCAACCCCGCCTACCTCGACTGCGTCATGGACGTGGCCATCGGTTCCCTGCCCGAAGCGCCCCTGCCGCCAGGCTTCTGCGCCCGCATCGTCACCGGCGGCATGCTGCCCGATGGGGCCGACGCCGTGGTCATGGTCGAACATACCCTGGACATGGGCGCCGGCACCGTGGAATTTCGCAAGTTCGCCGCCCCCGGCGACCACGTCATGCACCGGGGCGAGGACGCCCGCGCCGGACAGGCGGCCCTGCCCGCCGGACGCCGCCTGCGGGCCCAGGAAATCGGCCTCCTGGCCGCCCTCGGCGTGACCCGGATCGATGTGCGGCAAGCCCCCCGCGTGGCCGTCCTGTCCACGGGCGACGAACTGGTCCCGGCCGAGGCCGCTCCACCCCCGGGCTGCATCCGTGACGTCAATACCCACGCCCTGAGCTGTCTTTTGCGCGATTTCGGGGCCGTCCCCCTGCCTCTGGGACTCGTGCCCGACGACCAGGCGTCCATCCACGACGCCCTGGCCCGGGCCGTTGCGAGAAGCGACGCCGTGCTCGTCTCCGGCGGCAGCTCCGTGGGCGCGCGAGATTTCACCCTGGCCTCCCTGGCCGCCCTGCCGGATTCGGAAATACTGGCCCACGGCGTGGCCGTAAGCCCCGGCAAACCCACCATCCTGGCCCGCGTGGGCCGCAAACCCGTCATCGGGCTGCCCGGACAGGTGGCTTCGGCCCAGGTGGTCATGACCCTTTTCGGCAAACCCCTCGTCGAACACCTGGCCGGAAACCCCCAGGCCCTCACCAGGACACCCTTCACCTACCCGGCCACCCTGGCCCGTAACCTGGCCTCCAAACCCGGCCGCGAGGACCATGTCCGCGTCCGCCTGGAACCCCGCCCTGGCGACATCCCCCTGGCCCATCCGGTCCTCGGCCGCTCGGGACTGCTCAAGACGCTTCTGGACGCCGACGGGCTGATCACCATCGAGGCCGATACCGAGGGCCTCGAGGCCGGTACCCGAGTGGAAGTGCGGCCGCTGTAG
- a CDS encoding glucokinase, which translates to MTETDTGLRHLLAADIGGTHSRFGHFLSHADGRIEPAHSLWLSTREAASFGDLLAALGGPDFPLRPADADAAVFAVPGPMSGPVGGMGTASSRACRFANIGWDMDLDRDGPRFGLDKAALVNDFAAQAQAFRTPLAAEATSVLPGRYDARKVRAVLGAGTGLGMAALIPLAGGGHQVLSSEGGHASRSFRLEERDYFRFLAEASGEPYPRGDVVLSGFGLSCLHRFLTGRDLPPAEVAAELNPESETTAWFAGFYGRAARDYALTVLAGGGVYISGGVAANNPFLVTHPRFAREFHDSPTMAGFLSGIPVSLAARQDMGLFGAALCAHLLLGRKPPS; encoded by the coding sequence ATGACCGAGACGGACACGGGCCTCAGGCATCTTCTGGCCGCGGACATCGGCGGTACCCATAGCCGTTTCGGGCACTTCCTGTCCCATGCGGACGGCCGTATCGAGCCGGCCCACTCCCTGTGGCTGTCCACCCGGGAGGCCGCGTCCTTCGGGGACCTGCTGGCCGCCCTGGGCGGGCCGGACTTCCCCCTGCGCCCGGCGGACGCGGATGCGGCGGTGTTTGCCGTGCCCGGCCCCATGTCCGGGCCGGTGGGGGGCATGGGCACGGCCTCGTCCCGGGCCTGCCGCTTCGCCAACATCGGCTGGGACATGGACCTTGATCGCGACGGCCCGCGTTTCGGGCTGGACAAGGCGGCCCTGGTCAATGATTTCGCGGCCCAGGCCCAGGCCTTCCGCACGCCGCTGGCGGCCGAGGCTACGTCGGTTTTGCCCGGCCGCTACGATGCCCGCAAGGTCCGGGCGGTCCTCGGTGCGGGCACGGGCCTGGGCATGGCCGCGTTGATCCCCCTGGCGGGCGGCGGGCACCAGGTGCTGTCGTCCGAGGGCGGGCATGCCTCCCGGTCCTTTCGCCTCGAGGAACGGGACTATTTCCGCTTTCTGGCCGAGGCCTCGGGCGAACCCTACCCCCGGGGCGATGTCGTGCTGTCGGGGTTTGGCCTGTCGTGCCTGCACCGTTTCCTGACCGGCCGGGACCTGCCTCCGGCCGAGGTCGCGGCGGAACTGAACCCGGAAAGCGAAACCACGGCCTGGTTCGCCGGCTTCTACGGCCGGGCGGCCAGGGATTACGCCCTGACCGTGCTGGCCGGCGGCGGGGTGTACATAAGCGGCGGGGTGGCCGCGAATAATCCCTTTCTGGTGACGCATCCCCGCTTTGCCCGGGAATTTCACGACTCGCCGACCATGGCCGGCTTTTTATCGGGTATCCCCGTGTCCCTGGCCGCCCGCCAGGACATGGGGCTTTTCGGCGCGGCCCTGTGCGCCCACCTGCTCCTTGGCCGTAAACCGCCGTCCTGA